The DNA sequence GCGCTGGCAGAGTCCTGACCCGCCTAGAGGCCTCAGAGGGCACATCACTGTTTGAGTGCCTGACgttccccgcccccaccttccAGTTCCCAGACATCGTGGAGTTCAGCGAGACTATGGCTAACGCGGGGAAGACCGTGATCGTGGCCGCACTGGACGGGACCTTCCAGAGGAAGGTGAGGCATCTGATCCCGGCCTTGGAGGGGttgggcaggaacaggggcagaCCCGCCAGCCTCGGTGACCGGGGCTTGCCACTTGGCAGCACGTTGAGCCTGCCTCGTCCCAGCGTCCTAGCGGGAGCACGCAGGTGAGCAAGACCCAGCTCCCGGCTTGCCCCGGGGCCATCCAAGGGTTTCAAGGTACAGCGCACCTGGCCAGGTGGATGTGCTCACCTGCTGTCCTTCGCTGGGACCATAGGCCTTTGGGACCATCCTGAACCTGGTGCCCCTGGCGGAGAGCGTGGTGAAGCTGACGGCGGTGTGCATGGAGTGCTTCCGGGAGGCGGCGTACACCAAGCGGCTAGGCTCGGAGAAAGAGGTAGCGCCCACCTGCCTGCCCGGGGGCgcggggtggggagaggccgGCAGGCGCCGGGCTCCGCCTCAGTCCGCGCCCTCTGCGTCCCGCGGCCAGGTGGAGGTGATCGGAGGAGCGGACAAATACCACTCCGTGTGCCGCCTCTGCTACTTCAAGAAGGCCGCGGGTCTGCCCGCCGCGCCGGACGGCAAGGAGAACAAGGAGAACTGCCCGGTGCCGGTGCCCGCAAGGCCCGCGGAGGCGGCGGGAGCCCGGAAGCTCTTCGCGCCGCACCAGGTCCTGCAGTGCAGCCCGGCCAACTGAGGCTCGCGGGCCCGCGCCGCCCCCTGccggccgcccgccccgccccctgccggccgcccgccccgccccctgccggccgcccgccccgccccgcccccgcgccccctGCTGGCAGCCGCGAGGCCCGCCCCgagggggaagtgggtggggcGAAGACGGGACTTTCTGCCGCTCGCGGTGCGGATCTCGGGCCCGTGGTCTGCGCGTCTGCGCGTCCCGGTTCCCCTGTCCCTGGTTCCtcccgcggggggaggggcggaacCACACACTGTGGCGACGTGGGCGCCCCTGGCTTCTTCCCCCTTGTGGCTTTCGCCGTTGAGTTTCTGTTCTCACTGGGAAGTCCGTGCGCCGGTACCTCCCGCGCAGACCCAGCTTCGGCCCACGCAGAGGTTTCTGTCTCTGCTTGGGACTCTCGGCCCCCAAGGGTGGCTGGACTTGGGTCCTCCTGCTGCCTGCACCCCCGTGATCATTTTCTCCGGAATTACAGCTTCTCTCGCATGGGAGACCTTAGCCCGATGGGTCTCAGGTCCCAGGggattctcttttaaaaagctgGATGTGGAGGTGTTAGGGGCAGAGGTGGCTAGGGTTAGGATCTAGGATTCTGTTGTTGTAGCCtgtgaattaataattaatattaaaatttactgGTTGGTGAAAGcacatgtgtctgttttttgtgggttttttttttaagattttatttttgagagagagcacaaatgggaggagggtggaagggagagggatgagcaggttccccgctgagcaggagcccagtcccaggacacggacatcatgacctgagcagaagtcagacacttaactagcgGAGCCACCCACGGGCCCCAGAAGCACATTTGTCTTTTACAACCTGGGATGCCTTGGGTCTCACTGTAGAcagctctgaggtgacacagggcccgggggggggggggatttccTTCCAGATCCTTTTCTAGCACTTCTAGTCTCTTCGCCACACCATTTTAACTGAGAAGCGACCACGAAGCACATTCTGGGAGGAACATTtgctcttctgtctggatgggTTTCAGGACAAAATGGCTAGCCGGAGGGGCCTGGGGCCCAGGATGGAAAGACAAGGCTATGGTCAGGGCTGCCAGCTGGGGCTGTGGGGTCAGGTTTTATTTGTGAAACAGACATTTGATAGCTCAGGAGCCCAGAAGACTAGCTCAGCTGCACCTTGTAAAATGGGCTGTCAGCGCCTTGCATGGAAGCAAGAGTCCGCTGGGGTGGCTGAGCCCCTCTCCCAACTCCAGTGCAGATGGGATCAGGGTTCTGGGGTAGCCTCCTCGCCCTGGCTTGCCTCTCCCCTTCATTCTACTCCAGCTTGCTAATGACTGGCTCTGGGTGACAGGCGTTCACAGAATCACATTAGTTGCTACTCAGGATTTCCAAACTAAGAGGTCCACTTTTGACAGTCCCCGCTGTCACTGCTCCAAAAGGGGAATGAGGTGCTTCAGGGACCCTGACCTCTCCTGCCAGAGATGGGCTCTCTCCCCCGGGGCAGGCCGGCCCTGGATGGGCTCTGGAGGTGCTAACCCCTGGCTGCAGGAAGTGGAGGCCTGGGGCTCCTCACTCTGCTAGGAGGAGGGGTTGGGAAGGAAAGAGTTACCAGGGAAGGGACATTCAGTGGGGcagctcccaggtgccccccccaaccccaactccagcaagggcacagcagggccTTGGCAAGGCAGTCCAGAGAAAGTGTCTTGTTTACAGGCTGAGCACAGTTGCTATTTTAAGATGCTGCGGAGGGCAGTGTAAGGCATGAGACCCCAGACAAGGAGAGTGTGCGCAGGCGTGCACTAGGCATACCCGTGGGGCAGAGGGCTGTGGCTATTCAAAATGCAAGTTCATAAAGCACCCCACTCCCGGGGTGCACCCCAGAGTGGAACTTCTCTTGGACCCCTAGGCTGAGGTCCAACAAATGACAATGGTGAttatgaatgagaaaaacatttattCTGTCTTGGAATCCGTCTACTAAAACCAAGGATCTGTTGTCTTAGCCCCAGGCTCCTTAATACATTCAGAACAGCCTGGAGTGGGGGGGGCGTGGGTGCACCCCACACCTAACAGTGGCAGGATATTTACATAAAGCTGGGTGTTTCTGATCAGGCAAAGCCCCTCCCTGTTGCTAGGGGGTGGGAATAAGGAGAAGGGAGTGCTACCGGGTGCCCCTGCAGTGAGCAGACCAGGATCCGCCCAGAGGCACAGGCACAGGGAAGCGACCCCGATCCAGGAGCAAGCAGACACAACAGCAGTGAGCCCGGGGCTGCCGGCTCCCAGAGCAGGCAGGGGGCTGCGGGCACGACAGTGCCAGGAGGTGGGAAACAAACCTGAGTGAGCTGGAAAAGGGGCCCCGGCCCCGCACCAGCAGCAGAGCGGGGGGAAGGCTCTCAGCCTCCTCTTTGGCACAGAACCCCAAGTCACTATGGCCACCCTGGCCTGGACCTGAGCCTGCCTGGGCTGGGGAGAAGCTAAGGCACTTGTCAAAACGGTGTGTCGGCCCGTCCAGCTCTTTCAGGTGGCTGGGGGTCATGAAAAGCAGTAACAAAACACATCTGGCTAAAAACCCTTTTCTAGAAAATGCCCTCGAGGAGTGGTGGGTGAAGCCCCTGGGGCAGAGGCACTTGGGGCTGGGGCTCTGCACCAGCAGCcggggagggggaaagcaggggcTCTCCAGGCTGTGCGGCGGCTCCCATGGGCACACCGGACGGGAGAGGGGGCCACAGCTCCAGGAGGCAAGGCTCCTGGGAGGAGTCCAGGCCAGGGGGCAGGCCCCCTCCCCCGAGCACCTTTCCTGCCTCCCTTACCATCCCCGGCTGCAGCTCAGTACACGGGGGGCGGCTGGTAGCCCTCAGTGGTCTCCGCGTTCTGGGTGAAGGGCGGCTGTTGGTAGTTGTCTACAGGCGCTCCAGGGTAGGAGGCGTAGGCCGTGCTGGGGTCCGGAGTGGGGTCTACGTAGTTCTGGATGAAGTCGTCCACTCCGGCCTTGTAACGCTGGTAGGCCAGGGAAGCTAGCGCACCCTGCAGGGAGCCCCGAGTTTCGGGTTCCTCAGCCTTCCACCACCCTTCTCCTAAGGCACTGCCGCCCTCATCCACCCTGGCCCACCTACCcaggagaagatggagaagaagcTGAAGGTGATGGCCGCCCGGGCCGAGTCGGCCCCCACCAGCACATCTTCCTTCTTGGTGGCTGCCCACTGGTTGGTAAGGAAGCAGAAGCCAACGAACCACAGGAAGGTCCAGAGAGCTGGGAAGAAGGCCGGGAGAGCAGGGTCAGCAAcgtggagggggcggggggctgtTCAGCGACCCAGGAGGGGCCCCctgtggcggggggaggggtacAGAGGAGGCCCTGGGCAAGGATCTCCCAGAAGCTTCCAGGCGTGTAAAGGCCGCTGATGCAGAAGCCAGGGTGGGGACTGGGgagcctggctccagagccctGTGACCGTCGCTCGACGCTGGTGGGCTTCGGCCGACCGACAGAAATCCCTGTGCAAAGGCCCGTGTCCTCGAGGGGGGCGGGGACCCGGGGCTGCTCTGGCCCCCCATGCCAGGTTGTTTGCCGAGGCCCTGCAGTCCCAGAGCTCCAGGGCTTTGGGGAACACTGGCTGCTCCCATTCACCTCCCCAAATAGAGTGGGGGCGCCACTAGCAGGTACCTGAGAAGAGCAGGTCGCCGATGACCAGGTATTTGCGGTCGGTGGCGTTGCTGATCTGGGGGAAATAGGCATCCACCACCAAGAAGAAGGCCGAGGCCAGGAAGGCCAGCACCCCGATGGCGCTGCCGTAGCCGCACGCGTCCTGGTTGTGGTTGAAAATGCAGTACTGCTGTCTGGACTGGTGCGTGTTGCTGTATCCCTCGCCGAAAATGCACGAGAACACGATCAAGGCAAAGACCTGAGCAGACAGGTGGGGGTGAGCTGAGTGGTCGCCAGACCACCCAGAGCGGGGCACGCATGATGGGGACCCTGGGCTCTCTCACTGCCGCTTTTCTCCTCTAGGCAGGGGTTTGGCGCTGCAGCCCCTTCCGAACTTGGCTCGGGAGCCAGTAAGCAAGTCGCCTCCCGGTGCACGATCCCCGCTTCTCCCTACTCCCTTCTCCCAGGGCACCAGCAGATACCAGCACAGCCGCCATCagcgggggcagggctggggattcCTGGACTGGGTCCTGGTGGGGAAGAGACGGGGATCTCCTGAGAGGGGACTGCCCGGCCCGGGCTGACTGCCAGGAGGGGTCACCGTGGTTCAGCAGGAGACAGGCCACAAAGTCACAGAAACCCAGGCTTggagccccacccccagagcaTCTTCTGCCTGAGTCACCTGCCTAGCGCCCTGTCTAGATCATCTCCTGCCTGAACACCTGGGTGATGGAGAacaccacccccccagccccatgGTCTCAGGAAAGGCCCACCAGCATGCTCTGAGCAGAAGCCCATGCCAGACTCCCACTTCTTGGTGCCCCCTCCAACTCTTTCCTGCTCTAGCCTGGCCTCCCCCGTTGAGCGAACCGTCTTCCTGCAAGGATGGCTGGCCTCTGTGGTATCCCGTCTCTCCCCTTTGAGGGAACCCCAACCTGCTTCCTGTCCGTAAGTGAGTCCGGGCTGCACAGGGCACCCCAGGCTAGTCTGACTAGCAAGCCTTGTGGACATGGTTCTACACTTGGAACCCCAGTCCTAAGGAGGACCTGGGAGCGGCTCTAGGCTCTTGGGAATAGCCTCATGTCACCTCATCTCCTCCCTAAACTTCAAGGCCACCACCCCATGCCAGCAGATGCAAGGATGCAGGGCTGTCTGCACACCTGGCTCTCAGTGGGAGGGGCCCAGTCCTCTTCCCCGCCCTGCCCTGCCCGAACAAGGCCCTGTCAGTAGGCTCTGGGGCCACCAGTCACAAGCCCCGCCCCCAGCTGGAGATGAAGCCGGAACTCCGGGATGCTGGGAGCAGCGTGCCAGGCCCCACTCCTGGCACAGCCATCCCGACACACGGGGCATCTGCCCCTTGGGGCAGACCCCGCAATCGGGCAGGGAGGGGGCATGGGTGCCACTAAGGCCCCTCCTTAGGCTCCAGTCCCAGGAAGGCATGACGAGGGCACTTCGTGCCCACTCTAACAACTTGTCCAACTTTGAGCGCTGCTTGTCCAAGAGCCTgtgacctcccccacccctctaccctaccccaccccactgcGCCCCCGTCCTGAAGGCCTCCCCTACCTCACAGGGAAGGGTACATCCTGGGGTCACCTGATCTTGGGTGGGGAAGCCGACCCGCGGCCTGCTCCACAGTGGAAGGGGGAATGCTGTTTCAGGGAGCGGCACTGCCCCCGTACCCGACGTGGCTTGGGAAAGCTCCTTCCCGGAGAATTCCCCCAGCACGGAGTCCCAGCACGCCGGCCACCTGTCCTGGA is a window from the Neovison vison isolate M4711 chromosome 5, ASM_NN_V1, whole genome shotgun sequence genome containing:
- the TK1 gene encoding thymidine kinase, cytosolic isoform X2, with protein sequence MSCINLPTVLPGSPSKTRGQIQVILGPMFSGKSTELMRRVRRFQVAQYKCLVIKYAKDTRYSSSFSTHDRNTMEALPANLLRDVAQEALGVAVIGIDEGQFFPDIVEFSETMANAGKTVIVAALDGTFQRKAFGTILNLVPLAESVVKLTAVCMECFREAAYTKRLGSEKEVEVIGGADKYHSVCRLCYFKKAAGLPAAPDGKENKENCPVPVPARPAEAAGARKLFAPHQVLQCSPAN
- the TK1 gene encoding thymidine kinase, cytosolic isoform X1 encodes the protein MSCINLPTVLPGSPSKTRGQIQVILGPMFSGKSTELMRRVRRFQVAQYKCLVIKYAKDTRYSSSFSTHDRNTMEALPANLLRDVAQEALGVAVIGIDEGQFFPDIVEFSETMANAGKTVIVAALDGTFQRKAFGTILNLVPLAESVVKLTAVCMECFREAAYTKRLGSEKEVAPTCLPGGAGWGEAGRRRAPPQSAPSASRGQVEVIGGADKYHSVCRLCYFKKAAGLPAAPDGKENKENCPVPVPARPAEAAGARKLFAPHQVLQCSPAN
- the SYNGR2 gene encoding synaptogyrin-2; its protein translation is MESGAYGAAKAGGSFDLRRFLTQPQVVTRVVCLVFALIVFSCIFGEGYSNTHQSRQQYCIFNHNQDACGYGSAIGVLAFLASAFFLVVDAYFPQISNATDRKYLVIGDLLFSALWTFLWFVGFCFLTNQWAATKKEDVLVGADSARAAITFSFFSIFSWGALASLAYQRYKAGVDDFIQNYVDPTPDPSTAYASYPGAPVDNYQQPPFTQNAETTEGYQPPPVY